NNNNNNNNNNNNNNNNNNNNNNNNNNNNNNNNNNNNNNNNNNNNNNNNNNNNNNNNNNNNNNNNNNNNNNNNNNNNNNNNNNNNNNNNNNNNNNNNNNNNNNNNNNNNNNNNNNNNNNNNNNNNNNNNNNNNNNNNNNNNNNNNNNNNNNNNNNNNNNNNNNNNNNNNNNNNNNNNNNNNNNNNNNNNNNNNNNNNNNNNNNNNNNNNNNNNNNNNNNNNNNNNNNNNNNNNNNNNNNNNNNNNNNNNNNNNNNNNNNNNNNNNNNNNNNNNNNNNNNNNNNNNNNNNNNNNNNNNNNNNNNNNNNNNNNNNNNNNNNNNNNNNNNNNNNNNNNNNNNNNNNNNNNNNNNNNNNNNNNNNNNNNNNNNNNNNNNNNNNNNNNNNNNNNNNNNNNNNNNNNNNNNNNNNNNNNNNNNNNNNNNNNNNNNNNNNNNNNNNNNNNNNNNNNNNNNNNNNNNNNNNNNNNNNNNNNNNNNNNNNNNNNNNNNNNNNNNNNNNNNNNNNNNNNNNNNNNNNNNNNNNNNNNNNNNNNNNNNNNNNNNNNNNNNNNNNNNNNNNNNNNNNNNNNNNNNNNNNNNNNNNNNNNNNNNNNNNNNNNNNNNNNNNNNNNNNNNNNNNNNNNNNNNNNNNNNNNNNNNNNNNNNNNNNNNNNNNNNNNNNNNNNNNNNNNNNNNNNNNNNNNNNNNNNNNNNNNNNNNNNNNNNNNNNNNNNNNNNNNNNNNNNNNNNNNNNNNNNNNNNNNNNNNNNNNNNNNNNNNNNNNNNNNNNNNNNNNNNNNNNNNNNNNNNNNNNNNNNNNNNNNNNNNNNNNNNNNNNNNNNNNNNNNNNNNNNNNNNNNNNNNNNNNNNNNNNNNNNNNNNNNNNNNNNNNNNNNNNNNNNNNNNNNNNNNNNNNNNNNNNNNNNNNNNNNNNNNNNNNNNNNNNNNNNNNNNNNNNNNNNNNNNNNNNNNNNNNNNNNNNNNNNNNNNNNNNNNNNNNNNNNNNNNNNNNNNNNNNNNNNNNNNNNNNNNNNNNNNNNNNNNNNNNNNNNNNNNNNNNNNNNNNNNNNNNNNNNNNNNNNNNNNNNNNNNNNNNNNNNNNNNNNNNNNNNNNNNNNNNNNNNNNNNNNNNNNNNNNNNNNNNNNNNNNNNNNNNNNNNNNNNNNNNNNNNNNNNNNNNNNNNNNNNNNNNNNNNNNNNNNNNNNNNNNNNNNNNNNNNNNNNNNNNNNNNNNNNNNNNNNNNNNNNNNNNNNNNNNNNNNNNNNNNNNNNNNNNNNNNNNNNNNNNNNNNNNNNNNNNNNNNNNNNNNNNNNNNNNNNNNNNNNNNNNNNNNNNNNNNNNNNNNNNNNNNNNNNNNNNNNNNNNNNNNNNNNNNNNNNNNNNNNNNNNNNNNNNNNNNNNNNNNNNNNNNNNNNNNNNNNNNNNNNNNNNNNNNNNNNNNNNNNNNNNNNNNNNNNNNNNNNNNNNNNNNNNNNNNNNNNNNNNNNNNNNNNNNNNNNNNNNNNNNNNNNNNNNNNNNNNNNNNNNNNNNNNNNNNNNNNNNNNNNNNNNNNNNNNNNNNNNNNNNNNNNNNNNNNNNNNNNNNNNNNNNNNNNNNNNNNNNNNNNNNNNNNNNNNNNNNNNNNNNNNNNNNNNNNNNNNNNNNNNNNNNNNNNNNNNNNNNNNNNNNNNNNNNNNNNNNNNNNNNNNNNNNNNNNNNNNNNNNNNNNNNNNNNNNNNNNNNNNNNNNNNNNNNNNNNNNNNNNNNNNNNNNNNNNNNNNNNNNNNNNNNNNNNNNNNNNNNNNNNNNNNNNNNNNNNNNNNNNNNNNNNNNNNNNNNNNNNNNNNNNNNNNNNNNNNNNNNNNNNNNNNNNNNNNNNNNNNNNNNNNNNNNNNNNNNNNNNNNNNNNNNNNNNNNNNNNNNNNNNNNNNNNNNNNNNNNNNNNNNNNNNNNNNNNNNNNNNNNNNNNNNNNNNNNNNNNNNNNNNNNNNNNNNNNNNNNNNNNNNNNNNNNNNNNNNNNNNNNNNNNNNNNNNNNNNNNNNNNNNNNNNNNNNNNNNNNNNNNNNNNNNNNNNNNNNNNNNNNNNNNNNNNNNNNNNNNNNNNNNNNNNNNNNNNNNNNNNNNNNNNNNNNNNNNNNNNNNNNNNNNNNNNNNNNNNNNNNNNNNNNNNNNNNNNNNNNNNNNNNNNNNNNNNNNNNNNNNNNNNNNNNNNNNNNNNNNNNNNNNNNNNNNNNNNNNNNNNNNNNNNNNNNNNNNNNNNNNNNNNNNNNNNNNNNNNNNNNNNNNNNNNNNNNNNNNNNNNNNNNNNNNNNNNNNNNNNNNNNNNNNNNNNNNNNNNNNNNNNNNNNNNNNNNNNNNNNNNNNNNNNNNNNNNNNNNNNNNNNNNNNNNNNNNNNNNNNNNNNNNNNNNNNNNNNNNNNNNNNNNNNNNNNNNNNNNNNNNNNNNNNNNNNNNNNNNNNNNNNNNNNNNNNNNNNNNNNNNNNNNNNNNNNNNNNNNNNNNNNNNNNNNNNNNNNNNNNNNNNNNNNNNNNNNNNNNNNNNNNNNNNNNNNNNNNNNNNNNNNNNNNNNNNNNNNNNNNNNNNNNNNNNNNNNNNNNNNNNNNNNNNNNNNNNNNNNNNNNNNNNNNNNNNNNNNNNNNNNNNNNNNNNNNNNNNNNNNNNNNNNNNNNNNNNNNNNNNNNNNNNNNNNNNNNNNNNNNNNNNNNNNNNNNNNNNNNNNNNNNNNNNNNNNNNNNNNNNNNNNNNNNNNNNNNNNNNNNNNNNNNNNNNNNNNNNNNNNNNNNNNNNNNNNNNNNNNNNNNNNNNNNNNNNNNNNNNNNNNNNNNNNNNNNNNNNNNNNNNNNNNNNNNNNNNNNNNNNNNNNNNNNNNNNNNNNNNNNNNNNNNNNNNNNNNNNNNNNNNNNNNNNNNNNNNNNNNNNNNNNNNNNNNNNNNNNNNNNNNNNNNNNNNNNNNNNNNNNNNNNNNNNNNNNNNNNNNNNNNNNNNNNNNNNNNNNNNNNNNNNNNNNNNNNNNNNNNNNNNNNNNNNNNNNNNNNNNNNNNNNNNNNNNNNNNNNNNNNNNNNNNNNNNNNNNNNNNNNNNNNNNNNNNNNNNNNNNNNNNNNNNNNNNNNNNNNNNNNNNNNNNNNNNNNNNNNNNNNNNNNNNNNNNNNNNNNNNNNNNNNNNNNNNNNNNNNNNNNNNNNNNNNNNNNNNNNNNNNNNNNNNNNNNNNNNNNNNNNNNNNNNNNNNNNNNNNNNNNNNNNNNNNNNNNNNNNNNNNNNNNNNNNNNNNNNNNNNNNNNNNNNNNNNNNNNNNNNNNNNNNNNNNNNNNNNNNNNNNNNNNNNNNNNNNNNNNNNNNNNNNNNNNNNNNNNNNNNNNNNNNNNNNNNNNNNNNNNNNNNNNNNNNNNNNNNNNNNNNNNNNNNNNNNNNNNNNNNNNNNNNNNNNNNNNNNNNNNNNNNNNNNNNNNNNNNNNNNNNNNNNNNNNNNNNNNNNNNNNNNNNNNNNNNNNNNNNNNNNNNNNNNNNNNNNNNNNNNNNNNNNNNNNNNNNNNNNNNNNNNNNNNNNNNNNNNNNNNNNNNNNNNNNNNNNNNNNNNNNNNNNNNNNNNNNNNNNNNNNNNNNNNNNNNNNNNNNNNNNNNNNNNNNNNNNNNNNNNNNNNNNNNNNNNNNNNNNNNNNNNNNNNNNNNNNNNNNNNNNNNNNNNNNNNNNNNNNNNNNNNNNNNNNNNNNNNNNNNNNNNNNNNNNNNNNNNNNNNNNNNNNNNNNNNNNNNNNNNNNNNNNNNNNNNNNNNNNNNNNNNNNNNNNNNNNNNNNNNNNNNNNNNNNNNNNNNNNNNNNNNNNNNNNNNNNNNNNNNNNNNNNNNNNNNNNNNNNNNNNNNNNNNNNNNNNNNNNNNNNNNNNNNNNNNNNNNNNNNNNNNNNNNNNNNNNNNNNNNNNNNNNNNNNNNNNNNNNNNNNNNNNNNNNNNNNNNNNNNNNNNNNNNNNNNNNNNNNNNNNNNNNNNNNNNNNNNNNNNNNNNNNNNNNNNNNNNNNNNNNNNNNNNNNNNNNNNNNNNNNNNNNNNNNNNNNNNNNNNNNNNNNNNNNNNNNNNNNNNNNNNNNNNNNNNNNNNNNNNNNNNNNNNNNNNNNNNNNNNNNNNNNNNNNNNNNNNNNNNNNNNNNNNNNNNNNNNNNNNNNNNNNNNNNNNNNNNNNNNNNNNNNNNNNNNNNNNNNNNNNNNNNNNNNNNNNNNNNNNNNNNNNNNNNNNNNNNNNNNNNNNNNNNNNNNNNNNNNNNNNNNNNNNNNNNNNNNNNNNNNNNNNNNNNNNNNNNNNNNNNNNNNNNNNNNNNNNNNNNNNNNNNNNNNNNNNNNNNNNNNNNNNNNNNNNNNNNNNNNNNNNNNNNNNNNNNNNNNNNNNNNNNNNNNNNNNNNNNNNNNNNNNNNNNNNNNNNNNNNNNNNNNNNNNNNNNNNNNNNNNNNNNNNNNNNNNNNNNNNNNNNNNNNNNNNNNNNNNNNNNNNNNNNNNNNNNNNNNNNNNNNNNNNNNNNNNNNNNNNNNNNNNNNNNNNNNNNNNNNNNNNNNNNNNNNNNNNNNNNNNNNNNNNNNNNNNNNNNNNNNNNNNNNNNNNNNNNNNNNNNNNNNNNNNNNNNNNNNNNNNNNNNNNNNNNNNNNNNNNNNNNNNNNNNNNNNNNNNNNNNNNNNNNNNNNNNNNNNNNNNNNNNNNNNNNNNNNNNNNNNNNNNNNNNNNNNNNNNNNNNNNNNNNNNNNNNNNNNNNNNNNNNNNNNNNNNNNNNNNNNNNNNNNNNNNNNNNNNNNNNNNNNNNNNNNNNNNNNNNNNNNNNNNNNNNNNNNNNNNNNNNNNNNNNNNNNNNNNNNNNNNNNNNNNNNNNNNNNNNNNNNNNNNNNNNNNNNNNNNNNNNNNNNNNNNNNNNNNNNNNNNNNNNNNNNNNNNNNNNNNNNNNNNNNNNNNNNNNNNNNNNNNNNNNNNNNNNNNNNNNNNNNNNNNNNNNNNNNNNNNNNNNNNNNNNNNNNNNNNNNNNNNNNNNNNNNNNNNNNNNNNNNNNNNNNNNNNNNNNNNNNNNNNNNNNNNNNNNNNNNNNNNNNNNNNNNNNNNNNNNNNNNNNNNNNNNNNNNNNNNNNNNNNNNNNNNNNNNNNNNNNNNNNNNNNNNNNNNNNNNNNNNNNNNNNNNNNNNNNNNNNNNNNNNNNNNNNNNNNNNNNNNNNNNNNNNNNNNNNNNNNNNNNNNNNNNNNNNNNNNNNNNNNNNNNNNNNNNNNNNNNNNNNNNNNNNNNNNNNNNNNNNNNNNNNNNNNNNNNNNNNNNNNNNNNNNNNNNNNNNNNNNNNNNNNNNNNNNNNNNNNNNNNNNNNNNNNNNNNNNNNNNNNNNNNNNNNNNNNNNNNNNNNNNNNNNNNNNNNNNNNNNNNNNNNNNNNNNNNNNNNNNNNNNNNNNNNNNNNNNNNNNNNNNNNNNNNNNNNNNNNNNNNNNNNNNNNNNNNNNNNNNNNNNNNNNNNNNNNNNNNNNNNNNNNNNNNNNNNNNNNNNNNNNNNNNNNNNNNNNNNNNNNNNNNNNNNNNNNNNNNNNNNNNNNNNNNNNNNNNNNNNNNNNNNNNNNNNNNNNNNNNNNNNNNNNNNNNNNNNNNNNNNNNNNNNNNNNNNNNNNNNNNNNNNNNNNNNNNNNNNNNNNNNNNNNNNNNNNNNNNNNNNNNNNNNNNNNNNNNNNNNNNNNNNNNNNNNNNNNNNNNNNNNNNNNNNNNNNNNNNNNNNNNNNNNNNNNNNNNNNNNNNNNNNNNNNNNNNNNNNNNNNNNNNNNNNNNNNNNNNNNNNNNNNNNNNNNNNNNNNNNNNNNNNNNNNNNNNNNNNNNNNNNNNNNNNNNNNNNNNNNNNNNNNNNNNNNNNNNNNNNNNNNNNNNNNNNNNNNNNNNNNNNNNNNNNNNNNNNNNNNNNNNNNNNNNNNNNNNNNNNNNNNNNNNNNNNNNNNNNNNNNNNNNNNNNNNNNNNNNNNNNNNNNNNNNNNNNNNNNNNNNNNNNNNNNNNNNNNNNNNNNNNNNNNNNNNNNNNNNNNNNNNNNNNNNNNNNNNNNNNNNNNNNNNNNNNNNNNNNNNNNNNNNNNNNNNNNNNNNNNNNNNNNNNNNNNNNNNNNNNNNNNNNNNNNNNNNNNNNNNNNNNNNNNNNNNNNNNNNNNNNNNNNNNNNNNNNNNNNNNNNNNNNNNNNNNNNNNNNNNNNNNNNNNNNNNNNNNNNNNNNNNNNNNNNNNNNNNNNNNNNNNNNNNNNNNNNNNNNNNNNNNNNNNNNNNNNNNNNNNNNNNNNNNNNNNNNNNNNNNNNNNNNNNNNNNNNNNNNNNNNNNNNNNNNNNNNNNNNNNNNNNNNNNNNNNNNNNNNNNNNNNNNNNNNNNNNNNNNNNNNNNNNNNNNNNNNNNNNNNNNNNNNNNNNNNNNNNNNNNNNNNNNNNNNNNNNNNNNNNNNNNNNNNNNNNNNNNNNNNNNNNNNNNNNNNNNNNNNNNNNNNNNNNNNNNNNNNNNNNNNNNNNNNNNNNNNNNNNNNNNNNNNNNNNNNNNNNNNNNNNNNNNNNNNNNNNNNNNNNNNNNNNNNNNNNNNNNNNNNNNNNNNNNNNNNNNNNNNNNNNNNNNNNNNNNNNNNNNNNNNNNNNNNNNNNNNNNNNNNNNNNNNNNNNNNNNNNNNNNNNNNNNNNNNNNNNNNNNNNNNNNNNNNNNNNNNNNNNNNNNNNNNNNNNNNNNNNNNNNNNNNNNNNNNNNNNNNNNNNNNNNNNNNNNNNNNNNNNNNNNNNNNNNNNNNNNNNNNNNNNNNNNNNNNNNNNNNNNNNNNNNNNNNNNNNNNNNNNNNNNNNNNNNNNNNNNNNNNNNNNNNNNNNNNNNNNNNNNNNNNNNNcacgtcctgcaggtccgtcaccgattacagagagtcgattttcagtacccaatttcagaatttctaagtatgctgaaacgagacatctgtgacgggccgtcgtgcctatgacggtccgtcgtgatgtccgtaatcttagccagtttttccagaaataaatctgctgctcaaaacgactaaacaggtcgttacaccaaCTTGTGGAAGTTAAACATTTGACcacttagagcctgtttggctcagcttaaaagctggtcaaactgacttaaaagctgatttttgacttatttaactgtttggcaatactcaaaataacttattttaagttaaaaaaaacttattttaagccaaaagttaaaagctggggtaggggtgctttttttttttagcttataagctgttttaagttgaccacatttttatctttttgctcttaatatttttatacaatcccCAAATTCCCCATATAACCCTAAcatttctttcttccatttttcctttttcacgTTTGACAtaacaacttcagcacttttatccaaacgcttaactgcttattttaaaaataagtttcagcacttttaaaagtacttttttaaagctacttttattaagcccatccaaacgggcccttaatcaaaaactattttaaattgtcaATCAATATGTAGACGGACTAActtttttggttaattttttaaaagaaatctttctatttgagaaaatatcaaactatggtctaaatttttttaaattattataaaatgacTTGATGGTCTAAAATTTTATCTATAAGATCAAAAAATATATCAGCAAACATTGAACTTGAGTTTAACATTATCCAAACAAGCTTGCTATTTTGTAATTCATCCACATTTTAGCTAAAACTATGGATCCTCAATTTGGTAATATTGTAAGTTCagtatcaaataaaatattttgtcacaaCTTCTTCATTCAGTCTCCTATGAATATTTCATATTATACACCTCGACTATTTCACCGAGTACATAAGACACTGTTTACCAAGATTTAGACAGATGAAAAGAAAACACAGCTAAAAAACTGTTTCTCCGGAAAATGAGATATTTAGCCTGTTTTCGAACATTATGTACAAAAAATAGACTGATTCATATGCACAAATCAAGCAAGATGAGTTCATCAGATGGCTGCAGGTCTTCCATCTTTCCTAGGATCACTAACAGCCACAAGAAGACCACGAAAAATACCATCTTTATACTCTTTTCCGCTCCTTCTGCCCATCTGTAACGGGGGATTTGGAAGGTTTTGAACGATTAACTGACATATGGCTCCTCCGTTTCTTGCCTCGAGTTTGTGACCCCTCTCTTCTAAGAAATGCTTTTTATCATCCGAGAGTTCAATGTGATCGCCATCTATGCATGTCCAGTTCTCATACAGAACAACATTTGGGATTAGCTGCAAAATGAAAGGAACGCGAATCAGTACTGCAGCTAAAGGATCCATCCGCAAGACTCTCAATACTGCAGCTAATTAGACAAAGGTATCAACCTCGTGGTAGACTCTCGGACTCTGTACTGCAGCTAAAGGATCCATCCCCAAGACGAAATGGTTGATGAAAACTTGGAGGACTGCAAAGATGATTTTTAGTCCACCACTACCACCAATTACACCAGCTAATTGATTGTCCTGTAAAACGATCATTATACGTCATATGACTACACTAAGCAGCTAAAAGATGATTTGTCGTTCAAAGGATCACATTCGTAATACCTTGAGAACGATAACTGGAGTCATGGATGATAACGGTCTCTTTTTTGGTTGAATAAAATTAGCAGGAGCGGGAGGGAGTTTATCGGGGGATATTTCATTAGGTGTTGAGAAATCTCCCATTTCATTGTTGAGTACTATACCGGTTGATGGAGAGAGTACACCGCCTCCAAATGGATAGTTTACTGTGGTAGTCACTGATACAGCATTTCGATCTGAATCCACAATGCAAAAGTGACTCGTTCCGTGATCTCTTAGCTGACTCCACCTAAGAATCACGGATCAAACGAGTTAGAGCCAGTTGGTAGGCAATCAAGAATCTTGTTAGTCCTAGCTTCAGTCCGAAACAGAACTTATCTGACCTGGGCAAATAGTATTCAGGAGGAAAGGTGGTATTGTCAAAGATCTTTTGTTGAATTTCTTTGGCGAAAGACGAGGAAAGCATGTCAGATACAGTACTACTGATATTTACAAAGTCGGGATCACCCAGGTTCATTCGAACTGCAAGCATGTGTTTCATCGCCTCAATCATTCGATGCAGTCCTAAAGCACCTTTCGCAGCATTTGAACTCACATAGTTTTCAAGGACTTGAAGAATCTGTTTTCCTCAGATATAAAGGATTTAATCAGACAATCGTGTCGTATTAACTTTAGCAAAAACAAGCTAAGTTGATTTATATACATACCAGAGAAATCCCGAGTGTTCCACTGGACGGAGGTGGCATTCCAACGATTGTATATCCCATAGCATTAACAGTAACTGC
This portion of the Solanum pennellii chromosome 12, SPENNV200 genome encodes:
- the LOC107007403 gene encoding glutathione hydrolase 3 encodes the protein MEKHNLEAPLLDSTSPLCSNTKKKWSFFLCFLFAFIAIAFVGLTHHGDIGVWLIGDVNSSRYNGKLEHNADVVESEEAVVAADDGRCSKIGISMLKIGGHAVDAAVATALCLGVVNPMASGIGGGGFMVVRSSSTSEVLAIDMRETAPLAASQNMYDNNGDSKLNGALSMGVPGELAGLHAAWSNYGRLPWKTLFQPAIKLAREGFVVAPYLGNSIAKKAKLLLKDPGLRQVFAPEGKPLRAGEICHNVELSHSLELIAEQGPEAFYNGEVGEKLVEDVKRAGGILTMDDLRNYRVETPKAVTVNAMGYTIVGMPPPSSGTLGISLILQVLENYVSSNAAKGALGLHRMIEAMKHMLAVRMNLGDPDFVNISSTVSDMLSSSFAKEIQQKIFDNTTFPPEYYLPRWSQLRDHGTSHFCIVDSDRNAVSVTTTVNYPFGGGVLSPSTGIVLNNEMGDFSTPNEISPDKLPPAPANFIQPKKRPLSSMTPVIVLKDNQLAGVIGGSGGLKIIFAVLQVFINHFVLGMDPLAAVQSPRVYHELIPNVVLYENWTCIDGDHIELSDDKKHFLEERGHKLEARNGGAICQLIVQNLPNPPLQMGRRSGKEYKDGIFRGLLVAVSDPRKDGRPAAI